The following coding sequences lie in one Arachis ipaensis cultivar K30076 chromosome B03, Araip1.1, whole genome shotgun sequence genomic window:
- the LOC107631814 gene encoding cysteine-rich repeat secretory protein 12, which produces MAHQHHVVLLAVMIIMLSAMADTDSFIFGGCSQVKFMPGSPYENTVNSLLTSLINSATFTNYNNFTIQPTPSSSSTVYGLYQCRGDLSNDRCSRCVERAVSQLGTLCLDACGGALQLDGCFVKYDNVSFLGVEDKTAVMKKCGPSIGLTSDAMTRRDEVLAYLETSDGSTYKTYRTSGSGNARGVAQCTGDLSPSECQDCLSDAIQRLKMECGASTWGDMYLAKCYARYSEGGRYSRNSNDDSNHNDDEIEKTLAILIGLIAGVALIIVFLSFLSKVCEKHKGGK; this is translated from the exons ATGGCTCATCAGCACCATGTTGTGTTGCTGGCGGTGATGATCATCATGCTCTCCGCCATGGCTGACACCGACTCATTCATATTCGGAGGATGCTCTCAGGTGAAGTTCATGCCGGGTTCACCCTACGAGAACACCGTAAACTCCCTCTTAACCTCGCTCATCAACTCAGCCACCTTCACCAACTACAACAACTTCACCATTCAGCCAACTCCCTCTTCCTCCTCCACCGTCTACGGCCTCTACCAGTGCCGCGGCGACCTCTCCAACGACCGCTGCTCCCGCTGCGTGGAGCGTGCCGTCAGTCAGCTGGGCACGCTCTGCCTGGACGCATGCGGCGGCGCGTTGCAGCTGGACGGATGCTTTGTCAAGTACGATAATGTCAGCTTCTTGGGAGTGGAAGACAAGACTGCGGTGATGAAGAAATGTGGACCGTCCATTGGGTTGACCTCAGATGCGATGACCAGGCGGGATGAGGTGCTGGCGTATTTGGAGACGTCAGATGGGAGCACCTATAAGACGTACAGGACGAGTGGGTCGGGGAATGCGCGGGGTGTGGCACAGTGCACGGGAGACCTCAGCCCAAGCGAGTGTCAGGATTGCCTCTCTGATGCAATCCAACGGTTGAAAATGGAGTGCGGAGCATCCACGTGGGGTGACATGTATCTCGCCAAGTGCTACGCGCGATACTCGGAAGGTGGCAGGTACTCGCGCAACAGTAACG ATGATAGCAATCACAATGATGATGAAATTGAGAAGACACTAGCCATCCTAATTGGTCTCATAGCTGGTGTTGCTCTAATAATcgttttcctttccttcttgtcCAAGGTCTGCGAAAAGCACAAAG GTGGTAAATAA
- the LOC107631813 gene encoding ubiquitin-conjugating enzyme E2 variant 1B, with translation MGSEGSSVVVPRNFRLLEELERGEKGIGDGTVSYGMDDADDIYMQSWTGTIIGPPGTVHEGRIYQLKLFCGKDYPDNPPSVRFQTRINMTCVNQETGVVEPQLFPMLANWQRECTMEDILLQLKKEMSSPQNRKLAQPPEGNEEGRIDQKGLVVKCCIV, from the exons ATGGGTTCCGAAGGATCAAGTGTTGTTG TTCCTAGGAATTTCAGATTATTGGAAGAGCTTGAGAGAGGTGAGAAGGGAATTGGAGATGGAACTGTAAGCTATGGAATGGATGATGCTGATGATATCTACATGCAATCATGGACTGGGACAATTATAGGTCCCCCTGGT ACTGTCCACGAAGGGCGTATCTACCAATTGAAATTGTTTTGTGGTAAGGATTATCCAGACAATCCACCATCTGTTAGATTTCAGACAAGGATTAACATGACTTGCGTCAACCAAGAGACTGGAGTG GTTGAACCACAATTGTTTCCCATGCTTGCTAATTGGCAAAGAGAGTGTACGATGGAAGACATTTTATTGCAATTGAAGAAAGAAATGTCGTCTCCACAGAACAGGAAGCTAGCTCAGCCTCCTGAAG GAAACGAAGAAGGAAGGATTGATCAGAAGGGGCTGGTGGTGAAATGTTGTATTGTGTAA